ATAAGAACCACACAATCCAATCTGACCCAGAAAAAGCGCCTTTTGTGCGCAAGATATTTGAGCTCTATGCAACAGGCAATTACTCACTTGAGGAGTTACTAAGAGAAGTGCATAGATGGGGTCTATTAGGTAAGGTGGGCAAGCCCGTCCGAAAAAGTTCGCTTGCATCTATCTTGAGAAATCCTTTTTATTATGGTGTAATGAAATTCAAAGGCGAACTTTTTGAAGCGAGCCATCCGCCGCTTGTCTCTAAGAAACTTTTCGATAAAGTACAAGAGGTATTAGAGAAAAAAGCCAAGCCAGTAAAGAAGGGTAAAATAAAATTTGCTTTTACAGGTCTTATTAAGTGTGGTGAGTGTAAGGCAAGCATTACAGCAGAAAGGCAAAAGGGCCATATATACTACCGCTGCACTAAAAAGATAGTCAAATGTTCACAAAAGTTTCTTAGAGAGGAGGCTTTGCTTGAGCAAATAAATAAAGCCATCCTTAAAGTTTTCATAGATAACGAAACAAAAGATAAAATGCTTGGCAGATTAGAGAAATCATCCCAAGAAGAAAGCAAAGCCTCCTCTTCTCAATCTCGCCGAGTGAAAGAGAAGCTAAAGGAGTTCGACATCAAGATAGAACGCCTTATAGACCTGTATATCGCTAAGGAAATATCACAGGAAGAGTATCAGCGAAAGAAGGCAAAACTACTCAACGAAAAGACGGAATTGCAGGAACGATTGGGCGAGATTGAGAAAATAAGCGGCGGATGGCTCGAACCCTCCAAAAACTTTCTAACTGTATGTAATCAGGCAGGTTCTGTCGCTTGGCAAGGAAACTCCAGCGCCAAAAGAGACTTTTTAAAAATTCTCGGCTCGAACTTTATTTTAAAAGACCGAAATCTTTTATTTTGTTATACTTATCCCTTCCATTTAGTTGCCAAAATTGACCCCAAAAAGAATTGGCTCCTGAGGAGGGACTCGAACCCCCGACCCGGTGGTTAACAGCCACCTGCTCTACCGACTGAGCTACTCAGGAGCAATAGGATCACTAAAAAATTTGTTTTAAATAATACATTCTTGTACAATCTACGTCAAGTATGGCTGATTTCCGATCGCATGCAGAGAGAGTGAAATACAGCTATCTCGAAGCATGGGTCAGCATCATCGGAAACACCGTTCTCGCCGTGGCCGGCTTCGATTTCATCAGAAGATCGATTCGGAGACGCTGAAAGTCGATGGCTGGCACCATCGGACCGATGCTCTCGCATCAACTCTCGTCGCCATTGCCATTGTATCAGCGAGATACGGCCGCATGTGGGTCGACCCGGTCCTGGGGATTGGCGTGTCCGTCACTATTATCTATGTGGCCGTGAGCATCGGCCTTTCCTCCATCCATTACCTTCTTGGAAGAGCGCCAGAAGAGAAGATGGTTGAAAGGATCAAGAGGATGGCTTTTTCCTTTCCTGGCGTCGCCGGCGTGCACGGTATCGACATCCACTCCTACGGAGAGCACAAAGCTGTTGCGCTGCACATCGAGGTCGCCCGGGACACAGACCTCGAGAAGGCGCATCAGATAGCCTCGTCTGTGGAGAGCATGATCGTCAAGAATTTCAACGCTTCCTGCGTCGTCCATGTTGACCTGAAGAAAGAAAAGAAGAGAACCTGTCTTTGACGACTTGACAGAGCGCAGTTAGAATAATTCCCTATAATGCTCAGATAGTAAAAGGAAGGAGCCCAAAAACTGATACATCAAGCCAATTCCATAACTCTTTTTCAGTATAGGAGGAAAAAACATGAAAAAGATTCTGACGCTAGCCATGGTGCCCATTTTAGCTGTTTCACTCTTCAACGCGGCATCCTATCTCGTGGCAAAAGAAACGCTGACGAAGACGGGCTGGATCACCGACACGATGTGCAAGGGGAAGGGAGATCATGCGAAATGCGCCCTGCAGTGCGTCACGCAGCATGGGGCGAAGTTCGCTTTCTACGATAACGAGACCAGCGTGACCTTCGAGATCGACAAACAGGATAAGGCTAAAGAGTTTGCCGGCCAGGAAGTCATGTTGAAGGGAGTCTTCGACGCCGAGAAGAAAATCGTCGAGCTGGAAAGCATCAAAAAGGCAGAGAAAAAGTAACCCTCAGAACCTCATAGATAGTGTTCTTCGAGGAATTTCTTAGCGAGGAGAAGGGCAGCACCGCGGTGACTGACCTTCTCCTTCTCTTCTCTTTCAAGTTCTGCAAAGGTCGTCTCGAGCGGCGGGTAGTAAAAGATTGGGTCGTAGCCAAAGCCATGGTGCCCTTTCATCTCCAGGGCGATGTACCCTTTGCATTCCCCCCTGAATGTCGCAATAAGCTCCCCTGAGTGGGCAAGGGCTATGACGCATTCGAATCTTGCTGTCCGCTCCTCCCATGGAACGCCCTCCATCTCCTTCAGGAGTTTCCTGCACTTTTCTAGATCAGTGGCGCCGGAGCCGGCATATCGGGATGAAAAGACACCTGGCATTTGGTTGAGATGATCGACCATGAGACCCGAATCATCCGCCAGGACCAGAATTCCTGTTTCCCTCGAGTAGTGGAGCGCTTTCTTTGCGGCGTTCTCTTCTATGGTCTTACCATCTTCGACAGGGTCAGTCTTGATGGCCATATTGATCAATGTATGGATTCTGAGGCTCAATCCTTTGAAATGTGCTTCGACCTCATGGATTTTCCCCCTGTTCCTTGTCGCTATCAATATATCCACGTGTGGAACACCTCACCGTTTCATTAGCTTGCCCAGGAACCCGCCGAGGACTTTCCTTTGATGTTCCAGCATCAAACCCGTACCATGGTCTGCCAGATCAAGGAGAGTGAAGATCTGATCGCGGTTGAACGGGGTGACTTCTGCTGTTCCCTGTATCTCGACATACTTTCCGCCATCCGTTCTTGCCACGTTCATGTCCACTTCTGCCGCGGAATCCTCGACGTAGGTTAGATCGAGGAGCGCTGTCCCATCGACGATGCCTACAGAGATGGCAGATACCATTCCGAGTAACGGTGGCACGGTGATCTGCCCTGCCTCCATCAACTTATGTAAAGCAAGCGCAAGGGCAACGCAGGAACCAGTGATCGATGCCGTCCTAGTTCCGCCATCTGCCTGGATAACGTCGCAGTCGATCCAGATCGTTCGCTCGCCAAGAGCGTGCAGGTCAACGACCGGGCGAAGGCATCTTCCGATCAACCTCTGGATCTCCATGGTGCGCCCCGATGGCCTACCCTTCAGGGAATCCCTCTGTGTTCTGACGTCCGTGGATCTCGGAAGCATCCCGTACTCGGAAGTGATCCACCCCTGCCCGCTGTCCTTCAGGAATGGCGGTACCCTGTCTTCCACGCTTGCCGTACATACCACCTTTGTATCTCCGAGTGTCATAAAGACCGAGCCTTCGGCATGCTTGATGTATCCCGGCATCATCTCAACAGGCCTGATCCAGTTTTCCTGTCTTCCATCTCCTCTGATCATTCATTCTCCTTATTTAAATACTGTGATCATCTTTCTATTCCCCGGTGATGTCGACGATCTGCGGATTCCGGATTTCGAAACCCAGGAACACCGAACCGACTTCGATGAACCGTTCCGTCGAATCGGTAACATAGAATCGGAGTTCCGGCTCAGAAAAGCTCTGCAGAGAATTCTTGATTTGCCCTCCTTCTTCTCGCTTTTCACTTCCATACAGCATCTGCCAGACATCATCGGCTATCGATTCTGCCGAATCAATGAGCTTCACGCCTGCTCCCATGACTTCCGCGATAGTCTTCTTGAGGAGGGGGTAGTGCGTGCAGCCGAGGATAAGCGTATCAACATCCGCCCTCTTCAATTCGTCGAGATAGACCTCCGCAATATTCCTGGCAATTTTATTATCAGTCCATCCTTCTTCCACAAGCGGCACAAAGAGCGGGCAGGCAAGCTGCCTGACGTCGGCTCCGGGCATGATCTTCTGTATCTCGTTTCTGTAAGCTTCGCTCTTCACGGTTGCATGTGTCCCGATGACTCCGATCCGCTTCGATCGCGTCAGGCCACATGCTCTTCTGGCACCGGCTTCAATGACTCCGATGATCGGGATGTCGAAGCTTTTCCTCAGTTGATCCATGGCTAGAGCCGAAGAGGTGTTGCAGGCGACTACAATCAGGTCGACGCCCTTCCTGGTCAGGAATCTTGCCGCTTCCATCGAATATCTGACGACCGTCTCCTTCGACTTTACGCCGTACGGCACTCTTGCCGTGTCGCCGAGATAGACGATCCTCATCTCAGGAAGCTTTCTGTTCAGTTCCTTGAAGACGGTCAACCCGCCAATCCCCGAATCAAAAACTCCGATGAGTCTGATTTCC
This genomic interval from Acidobacteriota bacterium contains the following:
- a CDS encoding recombinase family protein, which gives rise to MLSIAFGQSKYYVDNLSENVKRGLREKLRRGEWPGWAPLGYINDYKNHTIQSDPEKAPFVRKIFELYATGNYSLEELLREVHRWGLLGKVGKPVRKSSLASILRNPFYYGVMKFKGELFEASHPPLVSKKLFDKVQEVLEKKAKPVKKGKIKFAFTGLIKCGECKASITAERQKGHIYYRCTKKIVKCSQKFLREEALLEQINKAILKVFIDNETKDKMLGRLEKSSQEESKASSSQSRRVKEKLKEFDIKIERLIDLYIAKEISQEEYQRKKAKLLNEKTELQERLGEIEKISGGWLEPSKNFLTVCNQAGSVAWQGNSSAKRDFLKILGSNFILKDRNLLFCYTYPFHLVAKIDPKKNWLLRRDSNPRPGG
- a CDS encoding cation diffusion facilitator family transporter yields the protein MGQHHRKHRSRRGRLRFHQKIDSETLKVDGWHHRTDALASTLVAIAIVSARYGRMWVDPVLGIGVSVTIIYVAVSIGLSSIHYLLGRAPEEKMVERIKRMAFSFPGVAGVHGIDIHSYGEHKAVALHIEVARDTDLEKAHQIASSVESMIVKNFNASCVVHVDLKKEKKRTCL
- a CDS encoding XTP/dITP diphosphatase is translated as MDILIATRNRGKIHEVEAHFKGLSLRIHTLINMAIKTDPVEDGKTIEENAAKKALHYSRETGILVLADDSGLMVDHLNQMPGVFSSRYAGSGATDLEKCRKLLKEMEGVPWEERTARFECVIALAHSGELIATFRGECKGYIALEMKGHHGFGYDPIFYYPPLETTFAELEREEKEKVSHRGAALLLAKKFLEEHYL
- the rph gene encoding ribonuclease PH: MIRGDGRQENWIRPVEMMPGYIKHAEGSVFMTLGDTKVVCTASVEDRVPPFLKDSGQGWITSEYGMLPRSTDVRTQRDSLKGRPSGRTMEIQRLIGRCLRPVVDLHALGERTIWIDCDVIQADGGTRTASITGSCVALALALHKLMEAGQITVPPLLGMVSAISVGIVDGTALLDLTYVEDSAAEVDMNVARTDGGKYVEIQGTAEVTPFNRDQIFTLLDLADHGTGLMLEHQRKVLGGFLGKLMKR
- the murI gene encoding glutamate racemase — its product is MDKEIRLIGVFDSGIGGLTVFKELNRKLPEMRIVYLGDTARVPYGVKSKETVVRYSMEAARFLTRKGVDLIVVACNTSSALAMDQLRKSFDIPIIGVIEAGARRACGLTRSKRIGVIGTHATVKSEAYRNEIQKIMPGADVRQLACPLFVPLVEEGWTDNKIARNIAEVYLDELKRADVDTLILGCTHYPLLKKTIAEVMGAGVKLIDSAESIADDVWQMLYGSEKREEGGQIKNSLQSFSEPELRFYVTDSTERFIEVGSVFLGFEIRNPQIVDITGE